A stretch of the Leptospiraceae bacterium genome encodes the following:
- the cobA gene encoding uroporphyrinogen-III C-methyltransferase, which produces MDIGFVSLVGAGPGDPELISLKGFKAIQKAELILYDALLCESYKELFPKSSESIFVGKRCGKHSHSQEEINHLLVLEAKRGKRVLRLKGGDPFLFGRGGEEVLALIENEIPYEIIPGISSAQAASAQFQIPLTHRGLSRKVLYLNGHGILKQSPSEWKELADFKGTIVIFMGMNRIQDIANILIHYGAKPETPISIMENVSFPGSTMSFSSLSNMAINGNRPKTTGPGIIVIGEVVKFALNIENLEYKSFLKVSNF; this is translated from the coding sequence GTGGATATAGGGTTTGTAAGCCTTGTAGGGGCCGGGCCGGGTGACCCGGAGCTAATTAGCCTGAAAGGTTTTAAAGCTATTCAAAAAGCTGAGCTTATTCTTTATGATGCACTTTTATGCGAATCCTATAAGGAACTTTTTCCGAAATCTTCAGAAAGTATATTTGTAGGAAAAAGATGCGGTAAACATTCTCACAGCCAGGAAGAAATTAATCACTTACTTGTGTTAGAAGCCAAACGTGGTAAAAGAGTGCTTCGTCTGAAAGGGGGTGACCCCTTTCTTTTCGGTAGAGGAGGGGAGGAAGTTCTGGCCCTTATAGAGAACGAAATTCCCTACGAGATAATCCCCGGTATTAGCTCTGCCCAGGCAGCCTCTGCACAATTTCAAATTCCCCTTACCCATAGAGGTCTATCCCGAAAAGTCTTATACTTAAATGGACACGGAATACTTAAACAAAGTCCTTCTGAATGGAAGGAACTTGCAGACTTCAAAGGTACAATTGTTATTTTTATGGGAATGAATCGTATTCAAGATATTGCGAATATTTTAATTCACTATGGAGCTAAACCGGAAACTCCTATTTCTATCATGGAAAATGTAAGTTTTCCGGGTTCTACCATGAGCTTTTCATCTCTTTCAAATATGGCAATAAACGGGAATAGACCAAAGACTACCGGTCCCGGTATTATTGTGATAGGAGAAGTTGTAAAGTTTGCACTAAATATAGAAAATTTAGAATATAAGAGTTTTCTAAAAGTCTCGAACTTTTAA
- a CDS encoding SUMF1/EgtB/PvdO family nonheme iron enzyme: MPALQKEIALWGEILGMEFTFVPAGTYRLGKTQEASLLFTDQYDYYTYLEDKRISTEGFYISRTLLHLSHWKHILQSKYSKEIKKLIPEEELEAYQYNYIRELSYGIHRGWRKVLKDKIEEDPILTFSYDLAHLFAKQFGLKLPSAEEWEIALRGEKSYLYPDSDTLDKFEFTIETYPYSYYWEDPESTMGYRDSGTVKGNKNRIISFGKYEGFISKNGLQDLFIYGGEWNYLEEAGIYRSISDVGNASSGWNLSDDPYESEALHRTNHRAFSLPPLFAYSTTRNYRVAGFRLLIPYKKELTRNIIKEEAGPKTDWKLYAFLGEPIDRVLEYLGKEEYQDSFDASTGASVSYSCTYYYYKKGMVLEANVRFGKMFRASPSAKVLRFQKLILKSFQARRLEEKHHFDPYQVEVFPGIKIGETITKKQIKKKEKLEKKYGLTLMLIVKDEILSEVHIHPDYKNLEKLNRLKYREKTLEKEQIQILEQKNLSGHQSQINGLLELKDKKLLISISFDSSICLWDMDTNKLIKKIEHKEYHAPYTCISHSCKENEILLGDKKGNVEIFQILNETFTTFSIHKDEVFQIIPLSEKRICSSSKDSTIQVYDLDSKQLIYSFQGNYIYDNYPFAVNKSQQDLFCSSTAKIYCLNSGKVKEEFESIIPAYGIKSLEYFSNQNYLLIGYDSKFIVLELDTKKIILEYKYPGFSFGRGLILSLIKGNSEILLAGNNLLEFRDTKTAELILGFKKFPTIAVAALYSEWKEKIYAGSYDGSILVMNPETERLEHRLGGQKSLIYSVAVMENEILSGDSEGYVFFWDKNTLEQKRIESYHTSSITSIQISHDKKILSTAWDGRIRIWKDNQLIWEYKDRDWIVSCAYTNKENSILYSTKEGKIACLDIQTKKVLYSWNIGRKEYSENFQGLCISTDKEFFAYWNEKEIYIHSVADVYTKDTLSLKEAVRALSFSSDDNILIGAGYRGELYRIDIKTKQIQTFRQAEMDEISHILINKSYMLCTGKEEALSIWDHKNMQYLGSVKNHSGGISPACFITDDAFVVAGSAGTLRTFKITRYT, translated from the coding sequence ATGCCAGCCCTACAAAAAGAAATAGCTTTATGGGGAGAAATCCTTGGTATGGAATTTACCTTCGTTCCTGCCGGAACTTACAGACTTGGAAAAACACAGGAAGCTTCTTTGCTTTTTACAGATCAGTACGACTACTATACCTATCTTGAGGATAAAAGAATTTCAACCGAAGGATTCTATATCAGTAGAACCCTTCTTCATTTGAGTCATTGGAAACATATTTTACAATCAAAATATAGTAAAGAAATAAAAAAACTTATACCTGAAGAGGAATTGGAAGCCTATCAATATAATTATATCCGGGAGCTAAGCTATGGAATTCACCGGGGTTGGAGAAAAGTTCTTAAAGATAAAATTGAAGAAGATCCCATTTTAACATTTAGCTATGATTTAGCCCACTTATTTGCAAAGCAATTTGGTTTAAAACTTCCTTCCGCAGAAGAGTGGGAAATTGCATTAAGAGGCGAGAAATCTTACCTATACCCTGATTCGGATACATTAGATAAATTTGAATTTACAATAGAAACTTATCCTTACTCTTACTACTGGGAAGACCCGGAAAGTACTATGGGTTATAGGGATTCGGGTACAGTTAAAGGGAATAAAAACCGAATTATCTCTTTTGGGAAATACGAAGGTTTTATAAGTAAAAACGGTTTGCAGGATCTTTTCATTTACGGAGGGGAATGGAATTATTTAGAAGAGGCTGGAATTTATCGTTCCATTTCTGATGTGGGTAATGCAAGCAGCGGATGGAATCTTTCTGATGATCCCTATGAATCAGAAGCACTGCACAGGACAAATCATCGGGCCTTTTCCTTACCACCCCTTTTTGCCTACAGCACAACAAGAAATTACCGGGTAGCCGGTTTTCGACTTTTAATTCCTTATAAAAAGGAGCTTACCCGGAATATTATAAAAGAGGAAGCCGGACCAAAGACCGATTGGAAACTATATGCGTTTTTAGGAGAGCCAATTGATAGAGTATTAGAATATTTAGGAAAAGAAGAATACCAGGATAGCTTTGATGCGAGCACCGGTGCTTCAGTATCCTATTCTTGCACATACTATTATTATAAGAAAGGAATGGTTCTCGAAGCCAATGTGCGGTTTGGAAAAATGTTTCGAGCGAGTCCATCAGCAAAAGTCTTGCGTTTTCAAAAACTGATTTTAAAATCTTTTCAAGCCCGGAGATTAGAAGAAAAGCATCATTTTGATCCTTACCAGGTAGAGGTTTTTCCCGGAATCAAAATAGGGGAAACTATAACTAAAAAACAAATTAAGAAGAAAGAAAAGTTAGAAAAAAAATATGGACTTACACTTATGCTGATAGTAAAAGATGAGATTCTTTCGGAAGTTCATATTCATCCTGATTATAAGAACTTAGAAAAATTAAACCGGCTTAAGTACAGAGAAAAAACCTTAGAAAAAGAACAGATACAAATTCTGGAACAAAAAAACCTGAGCGGACACCAGAGCCAAATTAATGGTCTTTTGGAATTGAAAGATAAAAAATTGCTTATAAGTATCTCCTTTGATTCGAGTATTTGCCTCTGGGATATGGACACAAATAAACTTATCAAGAAAATAGAACATAAGGAATACCATGCTCCTTATACCTGCATCTCTCATAGTTGCAAAGAGAATGAAATACTTCTGGGTGATAAAAAAGGAAATGTAGAAATTTTTCAAATCCTAAATGAAACTTTTACAACTTTTTCTATACATAAAGATGAAGTCTTTCAGATTATCCCTCTAAGTGAAAAAAGAATTTGTTCCTCCTCAAAAGATTCAACAATTCAAGTATATGATCTGGATTCAAAACAGCTAATATATAGTTTTCAGGGAAATTATATTTATGATAACTATCCTTTTGCTGTAAATAAATCCCAACAGGATCTATTTTGTTCTTCGACTGCGAAAATATATTGCCTGAATAGTGGTAAAGTAAAAGAAGAGTTTGAGTCTATTATACCCGCTTATGGTATTAAGAGTTTAGAATATTTTAGCAATCAGAATTATTTACTGATAGGATACGATAGTAAATTTATAGTACTGGAACTTGATACAAAAAAGATTATACTTGAGTATAAATATCCAGGCTTTTCTTTTGGTCGGGGTCTAATTCTTTCCTTAATTAAGGGAAATAGTGAAATTCTTCTTGCCGGCAATAATCTCTTAGAATTCAGAGACACAAAAACAGCAGAACTTATCCTGGGTTTTAAAAAATTTCCAACAATTGCGGTTGCTGCTTTATATTCAGAATGGAAAGAAAAAATATATGCCGGAAGCTATGATGGAAGTATTCTCGTTATGAATCCGGAGACTGAGCGATTAGAACATAGGCTCGGAGGACAAAAGTCTCTTATTTATTCAGTAGCGGTTATGGAAAATGAAATCCTATCCGGCGATAGCGAAGGCTATGTGTTCTTTTGGGATAAAAATACTCTTGAGCAAAAACGTATAGAATCCTACCATACAAGTTCCATTACATCTATCCAAATATCTCATGATAAGAAAATTCTAAGTACAGCCTGGGATGGCCGGATTCGAATTTGGAAAGATAATCAGCTCATCTGGGAATATAAGGACAGGGATTGGATCGTATCCTGTGCTTATACAAATAAGGAGAACTCCATCCTTTATTCTACAAAAGAGGGAAAAATAGCCTGTCTTGACATTCAAACCAAAAAAGTATTATATAGTTGGAATATAGGAAGGAAAGAGTATTCTGAGAATTTTCAGGGACTTTGTATCTCAACTGATAAAGAATTTTTTGCATATTGGAATGAAAAAGAAATTTATATACATTCAGTAGCAGATGTGTATACAAAAGATACCCTGAGTTTAAAAGAAGCAGTGCGGGCTCTTTCTTTTTCTTCAGATGATAATATTCTGATAGGTGCTGGCTACAGGGGAGAGCTATACCGTATAGATATAAAAACAAAGCAAATTCAGACTTTCAGACAGGCTGAAATGGATGAGATAAGCCATATTCTTATTAATAAATCCTATATGCTTTGCACCGGTAAAGAAGAAGCCCTGAGTATATGGGATCATAAAAATATGCAATACCTCGGTTCTGTAAAAAATCATTCCGGCGGGATTAGTCCGGCCTGCTTTATTACTGATGATGCATTTGTTGTAGCCGGCTCTGCAGGAACATTAAGAACTTTTAAAATAACAAGATATACATAG
- a CDS encoding NADPH-dependent assimilatory sulfite reductase hemoprotein subunit, with protein sequence MLMSQELEQVEIIKQESKQLRGTIAETLKTDSDGFEEEDKQLLKFHGLYQQKLRGNDIPPEKKIFTFMIRGRIPGGRLSSEQYLVWDELADKYAGSAIRLTTRQSLQLHGLLKGNLKSVMQTLHSISQSSMGACGDVVRNVTQAMNPLGKKRLFQLDEVAETLSDHFKYKTRAYAEIWLDEEELKLETEEPIYGKSYLPRKFKIAVTEVGDNTIDIYTNDMAFAASYSPDETIDGFHVFAGGGLGMTHKKPQTFPRKADYIGWIQKKDLLSVSEAIVKVHRDYGDRTNRKHARLKYVLHDKGLNWFRTEVENQSGVKFEQKELPAWNSPSYLGWQESENGTYSLGFHILSGRIKDFPNIPLKTTLKEIISEYKLDVQVSPDQDLLLLNIPKQAKVKIEDYLQKKNVNPYSPSPLHDRALACPALPTCSLALTESERFLPEVLENVNALLEKHSLKKRAPLLRMTGCPNGCARPYTAEIGLVGQQSGGKYAVFIGGDAEGTRIATQIAEKANLESIKEILDKLFSEWKASGIKDERFGNFINRIGFEKVTTLLG encoded by the coding sequence ATTTTAATGTCACAGGAATTGGAACAAGTAGAGATTATTAAGCAGGAATCTAAACAGTTACGGGGAACTATCGCAGAAACACTCAAGACTGATTCGGATGGATTTGAAGAAGAAGATAAGCAACTCTTAAAGTTTCACGGCTTATATCAGCAAAAACTTAGGGGAAATGATATTCCTCCTGAAAAGAAAATTTTTACCTTCATGATACGAGGAAGAATACCCGGAGGTCGGCTGAGCTCTGAACAATATCTTGTCTGGGATGAATTGGCGGATAAATATGCCGGTTCTGCTATTCGACTGACGACCCGACAAAGCCTGCAATTACACGGTCTTCTAAAAGGAAATTTAAAGAGTGTAATGCAAACTCTGCATAGCATATCTCAGTCTTCCATGGGTGCCTGTGGTGATGTGGTGCGAAATGTAACTCAGGCCATGAATCCTCTCGGAAAAAAGCGTCTTTTTCAACTCGATGAAGTGGCAGAAACCTTATCTGATCATTTTAAATACAAGACGAGAGCCTATGCAGAAATATGGTTGGATGAAGAAGAGTTAAAGTTGGAAACAGAAGAGCCTATATATGGAAAATCTTATTTACCCAGAAAATTTAAGATAGCCGTTACAGAAGTAGGGGATAACACAATAGATATTTATACCAATGATATGGCATTTGCTGCAAGCTACTCTCCTGATGAGACAATAGATGGATTCCACGTTTTTGCAGGTGGAGGACTCGGTATGACCCATAAAAAACCCCAGACCTTTCCCCGAAAAGCTGATTATATTGGATGGATACAAAAAAAGGATCTCCTAAGTGTTTCCGAAGCTATTGTTAAAGTTCACAGGGACTACGGAGATAGAACAAACCGAAAACACGCTCGTTTAAAATATGTTTTGCATGATAAAGGACTCAATTGGTTTCGCACAGAAGTTGAGAATCAAAGCGGTGTTAAATTTGAACAAAAAGAACTTCCTGCATGGAATAGTCCTTCCTACCTCGGTTGGCAGGAAAGTGAAAACGGAACTTACTCTCTCGGTTTCCACATTCTTTCCGGAAGAATTAAAGATTTTCCGAATATTCCTTTAAAAACGACCTTAAAAGAAATTATTTCTGAATATAAGTTGGACGTTCAGGTGAGTCCGGATCAGGATCTACTTTTATTAAATATACCGAAACAAGCTAAGGTTAAAATTGAAGACTATTTGCAGAAGAAAAATGTAAATCCCTATAGCCCTTCTCCTTTACACGACAGGGCCCTTGCCTGCCCGGCACTCCCTACCTGTAGCCTGGCTCTAACCGAAAGTGAAAGGTTTTTACCTGAAGTTTTAGAAAATGTGAATGCTCTCTTAGAGAAACATTCCTTAAAAAAAAGAGCTCCTCTACTTAGAATGACAGGTTGTCCGAATGGTTGTGCCAGACCCTATACAGCAGAAATTGGGCTTGTAGGTCAACAGAGTGGTGGAAAATATGCAGTCTTTATCGGAGGGGATGCGGAAGGCACAAGGATCGCTACCCAGATAGCCGAAAAAGCAAACCTTGAGTCCATAAAAGAAATTTTAGATAAACTTTTTTCCGAGTGGAAAGCTTCGGGAATAAAAGATGAACGATTTGGAAATTTTATAAACCGAATTGGTTTTGAAAAAGTTACTACCCTTCTTGGCTAA
- a CDS encoding bifunctional precorrin-2 dehydrogenase/sirohydrochlorin ferrochelatase translates to MNRENKLFPIFLNLHKRRVLIVGGGKVALEKLYSLSSSGACISVVGKIILPEIKSFKMEQCSLDYMEREFKESDLVGIDLLFSATNNSKVNQSITDLAKKHKIWANSVDDPLHCDFFSAAVFDRGPVRIALSTDGKFAGLSGSLKRTLEKLIPEESDEDFQKLMDLRTKIKLIEPNAQKRSDILKGIIRELEYKYFTVEK, encoded by the coding sequence ATGAATCGAGAGAATAAACTCTTTCCTATTTTTTTAAACCTGCATAAACGAAGAGTTTTAATTGTAGGTGGAGGAAAGGTAGCCCTTGAAAAACTTTATAGTCTTTCAAGCAGTGGTGCCTGTATAAGTGTAGTAGGAAAAATAATTCTTCCGGAAATAAAATCTTTCAAAATGGAACAATGTAGCCTCGATTATATGGAAAGGGAATTTAAAGAAAGTGATTTAGTAGGAATAGATCTTTTATTCAGTGCAACAAATAATTCTAAAGTAAATCAGAGTATTACTGATTTAGCTAAAAAACATAAAATCTGGGCAAATTCGGTAGACGATCCCCTTCATTGCGATTTCTTCTCCGCAGCAGTATTCGACAGGGGACCGGTTCGCATAGCCCTTTCAACTGATGGTAAATTTGCCGGTCTTTCCGGAAGTCTAAAAAGAACTTTGGAGAAACTCATTCCGGAAGAGTCCGATGAGGATTTTCAAAAACTTATGGATTTAAGAACGAAAATTAAACTCATAGAACCAAACGCACAGAAAAGGTCGGATATTTTAAAAGGTATTATTCGAGAACTTGAATATAAATATTTTACTGTAGAAAAATAA
- a CDS encoding DUF2061 domain-containing protein, with protein MEDERLVEIKEKPIRSVIKAISWRITGTMDTILISFLLTGSPKAAFSIGLAELFTKMLLYYTHERVWSKLKFGREVVPHPEYEI; from the coding sequence ATGGAAGATGAACGACTGGTAGAAATCAAAGAAAAACCCATACGCAGTGTCATTAAAGCCATTTCCTGGAGAATTACAGGAACGATGGATACGATTCTCATTTCTTTTTTATTGACCGGAAGCCCGAAAGCAGCTTTTTCTATCGGTCTTGCCGAGCTATTTACAAAAATGCTCTTATACTATACGCATGAGAGAGTCTGGTCCAAATTGAAGTTTGGAAGAGAAGTGGTTCCTCATCCGGAATACGAAATTTAG
- a CDS encoding phosphoadenylyl-sulfate reductase, translating into MKEEVEELLSHLNEEISSLSALEGMKYLAEEFSGQVTFSTSLGLEDQVLTDIIFKNHLPIRVFTLDTGRHFEETYEVLNMTNIEYKKKIEVIFPDHKEVENLLTQKGPFSFYDSVESRKECCHVRKVLPLKRALSGYHIWITGIRSEQNENRKNLLKFEWDESNVIIKYHPILNWSLTEVQNYISENKVPVNSLHQKGYPSIGCAPCTRAVKEGEDIRSGRWYWEKEGLKECGLHLHS; encoded by the coding sequence CTGAAAGAAGAAGTAGAAGAATTACTCAGTCATTTAAACGAGGAAATTTCCTCTCTCTCAGCCTTAGAGGGGATGAAGTATTTAGCAGAAGAATTTTCCGGACAGGTAACTTTTTCTACAAGCCTTGGTCTGGAGGATCAGGTGCTTACAGATATCATATTCAAGAATCATTTACCAATTCGCGTTTTTACCCTCGATACGGGTCGTCATTTTGAAGAAACGTATGAAGTTTTAAATATGACTAATATCGAATATAAGAAAAAGATTGAAGTTATTTTTCCTGATCATAAAGAAGTAGAGAATCTACTTACCCAAAAAGGTCCCTTTAGCTTTTATGATTCTGTGGAGAGCCGCAAGGAGTGTTGCCATGTTCGTAAAGTCTTACCTTTAAAAAGGGCTCTTTCCGGTTATCATATCTGGATTACCGGCATTCGTTCTGAGCAAAATGAGAACAGGAAAAATTTACTTAAATTTGAATGGGATGAATCCAATGTAATTATTAAATATCATCCGATCCTAAATTGGAGTCTCACAGAAGTTCAAAACTATATCTCGGAAAACAAGGTTCCTGTGAATAGCCTGCATCAAAAAGGTTACCCGAGTATTGGTTGTGCACCCTGTACCAGAGCTGTTAAAGAGGGAGAGGATATACGCTCCGGTCGCTGGTACTGGGAAAAAGAAGGCCTGAAAGAATGCGGTCTTCATTTACATTCTTAA
- a CDS encoding 50S ribosome-binding GTPase — protein sequence MELLRFITAGSVDDGKSTLIGRMLYDTGSVLQDQLEAIQRSSEKLGFLNLALLTDGLKAEREQGITIDVAYKYFSTDKRKFIIADAPGHIQYTRNMITGASNSNLAIILVDARKGVIEQTYRHSYIASLVKIPHIVVCINKMDLVDYSEEIFNRIKEEFNSFAARLDIKDIEFIPVSALNGDNVVEHSKNMPWYEGRSLLHHLENVHIESDYDFVEGRFPVQFVIRPQSGEYKDFRGYAGQIAGGIFRKGDSIIVQPSGFGSKIKAIHFSGREIEEAFPPMSVTITLEDDIDVSRGDMIIQKENQPQKEQDITAYICWMDTGKIGENSRFILQHTSNRVKCILKTIAHKININTFEEVQNDKELHLNDIAKVQIRTASPVMYDEYRINRETGSFILIDEATNLTAAAGVITGKGI from the coding sequence ATGGAATTACTGCGTTTTATAACCGCCGGAAGTGTGGATGATGGAAAAAGTACTCTCATTGGAAGAATGCTTTATGATACAGGTTCTGTACTTCAGGATCAATTGGAAGCAATCCAGAGAAGCAGTGAAAAGTTGGGATTTCTCAATCTGGCTCTTTTGACCGATGGACTGAAAGCGGAAAGAGAACAGGGCATTACAATTGATGTGGCCTATAAGTATTTTTCTACCGATAAGCGTAAGTTCATTATAGCAGACGCTCCGGGACATATTCAATACACGAGAAATATGATTACAGGTGCATCAAATTCTAACCTTGCCATCATCTTAGTAGATGCCAGAAAAGGTGTGATAGAACAAACCTACAGGCATTCTTACATTGCATCTTTGGTAAAAATTCCTCATATCGTGGTTTGCATTAACAAGATGGATCTGGTAGATTATTCAGAAGAAATCTTTAATAGGATTAAAGAAGAGTTCAATTCTTTTGCAGCTCGACTCGATATCAAAGATATAGAGTTTATACCGGTAAGTGCTTTAAATGGTGATAATGTGGTGGAGCACTCAAAGAATATGCCCTGGTATGAAGGAAGAAGCCTTTTGCATCATTTAGAAAATGTGCATATTGAAAGTGATTATGATTTTGTAGAAGGAAGGTTTCCCGTCCAATTTGTGATTCGTCCCCAGTCAGGAGAGTATAAGGACTTTAGAGGATACGCAGGACAAATTGCCGGTGGTATTTTTAGAAAAGGAGATTCCATTATTGTGCAACCTTCCGGTTTTGGAAGTAAGATAAAGGCGATTCATTTTTCAGGAAGAGAAATTGAGGAAGCCTTTCCTCCTATGTCGGTAACAATTACTCTTGAAGATGATATTGATGTCAGTCGCGGTGATATGATTATTCAAAAAGAAAATCAGCCACAAAAAGAACAGGATATTACTGCTTATATTTGCTGGATGGATACAGGTAAAATTGGTGAAAATTCTCGTTTTATACTTCAACATACCAGTAACCGGGTTAAATGTATTTTAAAAACGATTGCTCATAAGATCAATATCAACACCTTTGAGGAAGTCCAAAACGATAAGGAATTGCATTTAAATGATATTGCCAAGGTTCAAATACGCACCGCGTCTCCCGTGATGTATGACGAATACCGAATTAACCGTGAAACGGGGAGTTTTATCTTGATTGATGAAGCAACAAACCTGACCGCTGCGGCCGGGGTTATAACAGGAAAAGGAATCTAA
- the cysD gene encoding sulfate adenylyltransferase subunit CysD — protein sequence MSTYKLDYLEELESESIYIMREVAAQFENPVLLFSGGKDSITLIHLAKKAFWPAKIPFPLMHIDTGHNFPEALLYRDKLVAEIGAKLIVRLVQDSIDKGRVKEESGKYASRNALQTRTLLDSIEELKIDACIGGARRDEEKARAKERIFSVRDEFGSWEPRLQRPELWNLYNGKIHKGENVRIFPISNWTELDVWNYIKRENIELPSLYFSHKRKCFYRDGLIYPVSDYIYMDENDKPEEMIVRFRTVGDMSCTAAVESRADKLDDIISEIRESKTTERGSRLDDKRSEAAMEERKRGGYF from the coding sequence ATGAGTACATATAAATTAGATTATCTGGAAGAATTAGAATCTGAATCTATTTACATTATGAGAGAAGTGGCTGCCCAGTTTGAAAACCCGGTGCTTCTTTTTTCCGGTGGTAAAGATTCGATTACCCTGATCCATCTGGCAAAAAAAGCCTTCTGGCCGGCTAAGATACCTTTTCCTCTTATGCACATAGACACAGGCCATAACTTCCCGGAAGCTCTTTTGTATCGAGATAAGTTGGTTGCCGAGATTGGAGCTAAATTGATTGTGCGTTTAGTTCAGGATTCTATTGATAAGGGTCGTGTCAAAGAAGAAAGTGGAAAATACGCAAGTCGTAATGCCCTGCAAACCAGGACTCTTCTGGATTCTATAGAAGAGTTGAAGATCGATGCCTGTATCGGTGGTGCGAGACGGGATGAAGAAAAAGCCAGGGCTAAAGAACGAATTTTTTCTGTAAGGGATGAGTTCGGAAGCTGGGAACCACGTCTTCAGAGACCGGAATTATGGAACTTATATAATGGAAAGATTCATAAAGGTGAGAATGTTCGTATCTTCCCTATTAGCAACTGGACCGAATTGGACGTCTGGAACTACATTAAAAGGGAAAATATAGAACTTCCTTCTTTATATTTTTCTCATAAACGAAAATGCTTTTATAGGGATGGTCTTATCTATCCGGTTTCTGATTATATCTATATGGATGAAAATGATAAGCCGGAAGAAATGATAGTTCGATTTAGAACCGTTGGTGACATGAGTTGTACGGCTGCTGTAGAATCGAGGGCTGATAAGTTAGACGATATTATCTCGGAAATTCGTGAATCCAAAACAACTGAGAGGGGAAGCCGACTGGATGATAAGCGTTCCGAAGCTGCCATGGAAGAAAGAAAAAGAGGAGGATATTTCTGA